Proteins from a single region of Bacteroidales bacterium:
- the prmA gene encoding 50S ribosomal protein L11 methyltransferase, with the protein MDYIEFNFTITPKDSGNEILAAMLADIGFESFVETETGLLAYIPSTKLSSEEVENLDIFKNKKFKIKYEFKNILDKNWNEEWESSYTPVIIAGKCCVRAPFHPVENDCKYDIIIEPKMSFGTAHHETTSSMIEEILQLDLKGKKVLDMGCGTSVLAILAAKMGAKTVTAIDNDEWAYNNSVENIARNEAGNKVKAFLGDAEIISETYDVIFANINRNILMRDIPAYTSHLEKSGILLLSGFYDADVPVVSDKAESNGVKFIHKSVKNNWSVLKFKKK; encoded by the coding sequence ATGGATTATATCGAATTTAATTTTACCATTACACCTAAAGATTCTGGAAACGAAATATTAGCTGCAATGCTTGCTGATATTGGTTTTGAAAGCTTTGTGGAAACAGAGACCGGATTGCTTGCTTACATTCCATCAACAAAACTTTCATCTGAAGAGGTTGAAAACCTTGACATTTTTAAAAATAAAAAGTTTAAAATCAAATATGAATTTAAGAATATTCTGGATAAAAACTGGAATGAAGAATGGGAAAGCAGTTACACACCTGTAATTATTGCAGGTAAGTGTTGTGTGCGTGCACCATTTCATCCGGTTGAAAATGATTGCAAATATGATATCATTATTGAGCCTAAAATGTCATTTGGTACAGCTCACCATGAAACAACTTCTTCAATGATCGAAGAAATTCTTCAATTGGATTTGAAAGGGAAGAAAGTTTTGGATATGGGCTGTGGTACTTCGGTACTAGCAATTCTTGCAGCTAAAATGGGAGCCAAAACCGTTACTGCAATTGATAATGATGAATGGGCTTATAATAACTCTGTTGAAAATATAGCCAGGAATGAAGCCGGTAATAAAGTAAAAGCATTCCTTGGTGATGCAGAAATAATCTCCGAAACATATGATGTTATTTTTGCAAATATTAACCGCAATATTTTAATGCGCGATATTCCTGCATATACCAGCCATCTTGAAAAATCAGGCATCCTTTTATTGAGTGGCTTTTATGATGCTGATGTTCCTGTAGTTTCCGATAAAGCAGAATCGAATGGCGTGAAATTTATTCATAAAAGTGTTAAGAATAACTGGAGCGTTCTGAAATTTAAGAAAAAATAA